One genomic window of Cyanobacteriota bacterium includes the following:
- a CDS encoding carbohydrate ABC transporter permease — MKKIISHVLLISLSCIFLLPLICIISTSLKGSEQIYSRHPAKQRFASDVDTQKVGTVQSTSFVSKDQGDFCSGPVSKQSFDVQVALKKVATTLNARVAFGDNSDFQNKSSKSSSGFEWIPNPVVWSNFWLALSKINFLNSLLNTIYIAVFNIFGVVVASSLAAYAFSALEWKGRDLFFAITLATIMLPDMVLMVPQFILFKQMGWYGTMLPLIVPYFCGLPFYIFLLRQFFLTIPRDLADSARIDGANEFTIWKDIYVPLAKPALMVVGLFQFLISWNDLLKPSIFLIDETQYTLSLALQQYQSKLGGAEWGPLMAAVLIMIVPIVILFLLTQKYFVKGIAMSGLKES, encoded by the coding sequence ATGAAAAAAATAATTAGCCATGTACTGTTAATTAGCCTCTCTTGCATTTTTTTATTGCCACTTATTTGTATTATTTCAACGAGCCTTAAGGGTTCTGAACAGATTTATAGTAGACATCCTGCAAAACAGCGTTTTGCTAGTGATGTCGACACACAAAAGGTCGGAACGGTGCAAAGCACTAGTTTCGTGAGTAAAGATCAAGGTGACTTTTGCAGTGGACCAGTTTCGAAACAAAGTTTCGATGTACAGGTCGCTTTAAAAAAGGTAGCAACCACGCTGAATGCGCGTGTTGCCTTTGGAGATAATTCCGACTTTCAAAACAAGTCTAGTAAGTCCAGTAGTGGGTTTGAGTGGATTCCTAATCCTGTTGTTTGGTCCAATTTTTGGTTGGCTCTTAGTAAAATCAACTTCTTAAATTCTTTGCTAAATACGATTTATATTGCTGTTTTTAATATTTTTGGAGTTGTGGTTGCTTCCTCATTGGCTGCTTATGCTTTTAGTGCACTTGAATGGAAGGGGCGCGATTTGTTTTTTGCAATCACTCTTGCTACTATCATGCTGCCTGACATGGTTCTGATGGTGCCACAGTTTATTCTATTCAAACAAATGGGTTGGTATGGAACTATGTTACCGCTCATTGTGCCGTATTTTTGCGGGCTGCCATTCTATATATTTTTATTGCGTCAATTCTTTTTGACCATCCCTCGTGATCTTGCTGACTCCGCGCGTATCGATGGCGCTAATGAATTCACTATCTGGAAAGATATTTATGTTCCATTAGCCAAGCCAGCTTTGATGGTGGTTGGCTTGTTTCAATTCTTGATTAGCTGGAACGACCTGCTTAAACCAAGTATCTTCCTTATCGACGAAACTCAATATACTTTGTCACTGGCCTTGCAGCAATATCAAAGCAAGCTTGGCGGAGCCGAGTGGGGACCATTGATGGCTGCTGTTTTAATTATGATAGTGCCGATTGTGATACTTTTCTTACTGACGCAAAAGTATTTTGTGAAGGGGATTGCAATGAGTGGTTTGAAAGAGAGTTAA
- a CDS encoding polysaccharide pyruvyl transferase family protein, giving the protein MILVFGYLCGDNYGDEILASIVEKQYPDSVRLSKENSLWQHLKLIYKAEKIIAIGGLFQDLSSPLSPFYYSLVLFYSWLTKTEISILAQGIGPLSSPLSKLSSYFALRLATNISVRDMASSDLLQRLDLDHYYGSDLAWNLVEDYKKQKDTIEIDLPLAKNHLVLALRQLRPYEDYKELLEQVLASATELPVMLLEMQPGDNDQVKELIGDREFIEIKAHDYKPEELIYLLAKSAKTIVSMRLHALILAHIAGLELKAISYDPKLEQLQLQIHRFELDELSRRASECLKSSNKETQAQLV; this is encoded by the coding sequence ATGATTTTAGTTTTTGGATATTTATGCGGTGATAATTATGGCGATGAGATACTAGCTTCAATCGTTGAGAAGCAGTACCCAGACTCGGTTCGGTTAAGTAAAGAGAACTCACTTTGGCAGCATCTTAAGCTAATTTATAAGGCAGAGAAGATTATTGCTATTGGTGGTTTGTTTCAAGACCTAAGTAGCCCATTAAGCCCTTTTTACTACTCATTAGTACTGTTTTACTCTTGGTTAACTAAAACAGAAATTAGTATTTTGGCTCAAGGCATAGGGCCGCTTTCTAGTCCTTTGTCCAAACTTTCAAGCTATTTTGCTTTGAGATTAGCAACCAATATTAGTGTGCGAGATATGGCAAGTTCTGATTTATTACAAAGACTTGATCTTGATCATTATTATGGTTCTGACCTTGCTTGGAATTTAGTTGAAGATTATAAAAAACAAAAAGATACAATTGAAATCGATTTACCATTAGCTAAGAATCATTTAGTTTTGGCTTTAAGGCAACTAAGACCTTATGAGGATTACAAAGAACTGCTTGAACAGGTACTGGCGAGCGCTACTGAGCTTCCCGTGATGCTTTTGGAAATGCAACCAGGAGATAATGATCAAGTAAAAGAACTTATAGGTGATAGAGAGTTTATAGAAATCAAAGCACATGATTATAAACCAGAAGAACTAATTTATTTACTTGCCAAATCTGCAAAAACAATTGTTTCAATGCGTTTACATGCTTTGATTTTGGCTCATATTGCTGGACTTGAATTAAAGGCAATTAGTTATGATCCCAAGCTGGAGCAATTGCAATTGCAAATTCATCGCTTTGAGCTTGATGAGTTGAGTAGACGTGCAAGTGAGTGCCTTAAAAGCTCAAATAAAGAAACTCAAGCTCAATTGGTTTAG
- a CDS encoding LD-carboxypeptidase: protein MSKASTIGIIAPASALKDGENLEAGIHYLQELGFKVKQAKNILLQEELCHGSFFAGSIEARIEGIMQVWSDPEVDILLSMRGGYGCMQLLDKLDYDYMGKNPKPVLGYSDLTALFMALYTQAYHGKLELFHTPMLIELATMNKTTNDSFIDLLNQIDPEAYMNYQMKLNQGIKVHGGNLSLVASLVGTKYLPDMQDAILFLEDCKEPAYKIERMFYQLELAGIFDSIAEMQLGIASEANYPDTYLSELVLRKGFSLAKDIPVGHAKTNLSLVLG from the coding sequence GTGTCCAAAGCATCTACTATTGGAATCATTGCTCCTGCTTCAGCTCTCAAAGATGGAGAGAACTTAGAAGCTGGTATTCATTATCTTCAAGAGCTTGGCTTTAAAGTAAAGCAAGCTAAAAATATTTTGCTGCAAGAAGAGCTCTGTCACGGGAGTTTCTTTGCTGGATCTATAGAAGCGAGGATAGAAGGGATAATGCAAGTCTGGTCAGATCCAGAAGTAGATATTTTATTGTCGATGCGTGGTGGTTATGGTTGCATGCAATTACTCGACAAGCTTGATTATGATTATATGGGCAAGAATCCTAAGCCAGTACTGGGTTACAGTGACTTGACGGCTTTGTTTATGGCTTTGTATACACAAGCCTATCATGGCAAACTTGAATTATTTCACACGCCAATGCTCATCGAGCTTGCGACAATGAATAAAACAACGAATGATAGCTTCATAGATTTGTTGAATCAAATTGATCCAGAAGCTTATATGAATTATCAAATGAAATTAAACCAAGGGATTAAAGTACATGGTGGTAATTTGAGCTTGGTTGCTAGTTTGGTTGGTACAAAGTATTTGCCAGATATGCAAGATGCGATTTTGTTTTTAGAAGATTGTAAAGAACCAGCCTATAAAATTGAGCGGATGTTTTATCAACTTGAATTAGCAGGGATTTTTGATTCAATAGCTGAAATGCAATTAGGTATAGCTTCTGAGGCAAATTATCCAGATACTTATTTAAGTGAACTTGTTTTGCGTAAAGGTTTTAGCTTAGCTAAGGATATTCCCGTTGGTCATGCCAAGACTAATTTATCTTTAGTTTTGGGATGA
- the lepA gene encoding translation elongation factor 4: MNNQSKIRVFSIIAHIDHGKSTLADRLLEFTGTISKRDMQAQLMDTMDIERERGITIKLNMARMEYKGYILNLIDTPGHVDFTYEVSRSLAACEGALLVVDASQGVEAQTLANVYLALEHNLEIIPVLNKVDLPSADVERVKQEIEEIIGLDCSNAIEVSAKSGLNIEALLEAIIERIPAPKGDINKPLKALVFDSYYDSYLGIVAYARIVEGQVKRLEDIKFIQSGRKYQVTELGYRNPGKIETQSLQAGDVGYIACSIKEILSIVGDTITTIANPTKEAIPGYKAVSPVVFCGLYPVDNKEYEDLREALEKLKLNDSSISFEPESSKALGSGYRCGFLGLLHMEVAQERLEREYNLNLITTAPSVIYRVHKMKGEIVEIDNPSNLPDPTHIDFIEEPYVTLNIMLPQDYVGAIMELCQDRRGIYKDMSHINVGSVASRTRLHYEIPLSEIVTDFFDHLKSRSKGYATMDYEVSGYKKNKLVKMDILLNGEKVDALSTIVFNESAHGIGSKLAKKLKEVIPPHLFEVPIQAAIGGKIVARETVRAQRKDVTAKCYGGDISRKKKLLDKQKKGKKRMKNVGSVELPQEAFMAILKLD; this comes from the coding sequence ATGAATAATCAGTCCAAAATTAGGGTATTTTCAATCATTGCCCATATAGACCACGGCAAATCGACACTCGCTGATCGATTACTAGAATTTACTGGCACTATTTCTAAGCGCGATATGCAAGCACAGCTCATGGACACCATGGATATTGAGCGAGAGCGCGGTATCACCATCAAGCTCAACATGGCAAGAATGGAATACAAAGGCTATATTCTTAATTTAATTGACACACCTGGTCACGTTGATTTCACTTACGAAGTCTCTCGCTCACTAGCTGCTTGTGAAGGTGCGCTGCTAGTGGTTGACGCAAGTCAAGGAGTTGAAGCGCAAACACTCGCCAATGTTTACTTAGCATTGGAACATAATCTTGAAATCATACCAGTTCTCAATAAAGTAGATCTACCAAGTGCCGACGTCGAGAGAGTCAAGCAAGAAATTGAAGAGATTATTGGACTTGATTGTTCTAACGCCATTGAAGTTAGCGCCAAGAGTGGACTCAATATCGAAGCACTCTTAGAAGCAATCATAGAGAGGATTCCAGCACCGAAAGGAGATATTAACAAACCACTGAAAGCACTTGTCTTTGACAGCTACTATGATTCTTACTTAGGGATTGTTGCTTACGCCCGTATCGTAGAAGGTCAAGTCAAACGACTTGAAGATATCAAATTTATACAAAGTGGTAGAAAATATCAAGTAACAGAACTTGGTTACCGCAATCCAGGCAAGATAGAAACTCAATCTCTTCAAGCAGGTGATGTTGGCTATATCGCCTGTTCAATCAAAGAAATTCTAAGCATCGTCGGAGATACTATTACCACTATCGCCAATCCAACAAAGGAAGCTATACCAGGTTATAAGGCTGTATCGCCTGTAGTCTTTTGTGGTCTTTATCCAGTAGACAATAAGGAGTATGAAGATCTCAGAGAAGCATTAGAAAAACTCAAACTTAATGACAGCTCCATTAGTTTTGAACCAGAAAGTTCAAAAGCCCTAGGTTCTGGTTATCGTTGTGGTTTCCTGGGCCTATTACACATGGAAGTCGCTCAGGAAAGGCTAGAGAGAGAATATAATCTCAACTTGATTACCACCGCACCAAGTGTAATTTACAGAGTACATAAGATGAAAGGTGAGATAGTAGAAATTGATAATCCAAGTAATTTACCTGATCCCACTCATATAGATTTTATTGAAGAACCCTACGTCACTTTAAATATAATGCTACCACAGGACTACGTTGGAGCCATTATGGAACTGTGCCAAGATCGTCGTGGGATTTACAAAGACATGTCACACATCAATGTTGGCAGTGTCGCTTCACGCACCAGGTTGCATTATGAAATTCCACTTTCAGAAATCGTAACTGATTTTTTTGATCACCTCAAATCAAGATCCAAAGGTTACGCCACTATGGACTATGAAGTCTCCGGCTATAAAAAAAATAAGCTAGTCAAAATGGATATTTTACTTAATGGCGAAAAAGTCGATGCACTATCAACTATTGTTTTTAACGAAAGCGCACATGGCATCGGTTCTAAGTTAGCCAAAAAACTCAAAGAAGTAATCCCGCCTCATTTATTCGAAGTGCCAATTCAAGCTGCTATTGGTGGCAAGATAGTTGCTCGTGAAACAGTAAGAGCCCAGCGCAAGGATGTAACTGCCAAGTGCTACGGTGGTGACATTAGTCGTAAGAAAAAACTACTTGATAAACAGAAAAAGGGTAAAAAACGCATGAAGAACGTTGGTTCAGTTGAATTACCTCAAGAGGCCTTTATGGCTATTTTAAAATTGGATTAG
- the lspA gene encoding signal peptidase II: protein MLWLFIVLIFDRLTKLWAIASLKEQAPMEVIPGILELHYAENTGIAFSLFNDMPMLLIWINCLIILGLIAWVIKNKKLDLGFALIIAGGLGNLIDRFFYGYVVDFINPLFIDFAVFNVSDIALNLGVVALLVESFQNKKLSCCSKDGGIAS, encoded by the coding sequence ATGCTTTGGCTTTTTATAGTCTTGATCTTTGACAGGCTTACAAAGCTCTGGGCGATTGCTTCTTTGAAGGAACAAGCTCCTATGGAAGTGATTCCTGGGATACTTGAATTGCATTATGCAGAAAATACCGGGATTGCTTTTAGTCTGTTCAATGATATGCCGATGCTTTTGATTTGGATTAATTGCTTGATTATTCTTGGTTTAATTGCTTGGGTCATTAAAAACAAAAAACTAGATCTTGGTTTTGCTTTGATTATTGCTGGCGGGCTTGGTAACTTAATTGACCGTTTTTTCTATGGCTATGTAGTTGATTTTATTAATCCATTGTTTATTGATTTTGCTGTCTTTAATGTCAGTGATATTGCGCTTAACTTGGGTGTAGTGGCTTTGCTAGTAGAGAGCTTTCAAAACAAGAAGCTATCGTGCTGTAGTAAGGACGGGGGGATTGCGTCGTAA
- a CDS encoding PaaI family thioesterase, translated as MDEVAKLTGDRYKSSFESFLGVKFLKYEESVCHITLDITNDHLNIGGSVHGGIINSLCDIALSGAVTCDFMDNAHSVVTMQMNVNFLRAGRPGDKLTAWGEVVKKGRTIYYVEGGVKNQDGKLLARATGDWFVKSK; from the coding sequence ATGGATGAAGTCGCAAAACTAACTGGAGACAGGTACAAAAGTTCTTTTGAGAGCTTCTTGGGTGTCAAATTTCTTAAGTATGAAGAAAGTGTTTGCCACATCACTCTAGATATTACGAACGATCACTTAAACATCGGTGGCTCAGTCCATGGTGGGATTATTAATTCACTTTGTGATATTGCTCTTTCTGGCGCAGTGACTTGTGATTTTATGGACAATGCCCATAGCGTTGTTACTATGCAAATGAATGTTAATTTCCTTAGAGCCGGAAGACCTGGTGATAAATTAACTGCTTGGGGTGAAGTCGTGAAGAAAGGTAGAACGATTTACTATGTTGAAGGTGGAGTCAAAAACCAAGACGGTAAACTGCTTGCAAGGGCAACTGGTGATTGGTTTGTCAAAAGTAAATGA
- a CDS encoding RluA family pseudouridine synthase: protein MKIVIDEPGVDTRLDVFLGEYEGLKLSRSYIKKLIDQGQITVDGKEKKASYKLSLDDEIDIIIPDAEELNLVAENIPLDIIYEDDDLMVINKPINMIVHPAPGIYSGTLVNAVLYHAGASLSDINGVLRPGIVHRLDKDTSGLIVVAKSNDAHQSLAKQIQDRTCKRFYKAITQGKFKESKGEINKPIGRDPKERKRMAVVLSARTKSRSALTKFKVLEALEFGGKHYSLIECELETGRTHQIRVHMSSYNHPIIGDYIYNASKKTGFNVKRPMLHAYRLSFEHPRTQERMFFEAPVADDFEAILGILGHAKK, encoded by the coding sequence ATGAAAATTGTAATTGATGAGCCTGGAGTAGATACTCGTTTGGATGTTTTTTTGGGTGAATATGAAGGGCTTAAACTTTCACGCTCATATATCAAAAAACTAATAGACCAAGGACAGATTACGGTAGATGGCAAAGAGAAAAAAGCAAGTTACAAACTTAGTCTAGATGATGAGATTGATATTATAATTCCCGATGCTGAAGAACTGAATCTTGTTGCTGAAAACATTCCATTGGATATTATTTATGAAGATGATGACCTAATGGTGATCAATAAACCAATCAATATGATTGTTCATCCAGCTCCAGGAATCTATTCTGGGACTTTAGTTAATGCTGTTTTGTATCATGCTGGTGCAAGCCTCTCTGATATCAATGGTGTCTTAAGACCCGGCATAGTTCATAGACTCGATAAAGACACCTCTGGTCTAATAGTAGTTGCCAAAAGTAATGACGCACACCAAAGTCTTGCTAAACAAATTCAAGATAGAACTTGCAAACGTTTTTATAAAGCAATTACTCAAGGCAAGTTCAAGGAAAGTAAAGGTGAGATTAATAAACCAATTGGTAGAGATCCTAAAGAACGCAAACGTATGGCAGTTGTCCTTAGTGCTAGAACCAAATCCAGATCAGCATTAACCAAGTTCAAAGTGCTTGAGGCTCTAGAGTTTGGTGGCAAGCATTATAGTTTGATTGAATGTGAACTTGAAACTGGTCGCACTCATCAAATCCGCGTGCATATGTCTTCGTACAATCATCCAATTATTGGTGATTATATTTACAATGCTAGTAAGAAGACTGGCTTCAATGTCAAACGTCCCATGCTTCATGCTTATCGTCTGTCATTTGAACATCCGAGAACTCAAGAAAGAATGTTTTTTGAAGCTCCAGTAGCTGATGATTTTGAAGCGATTCTAGGGATTTTGGGACATGCCAAGAAATAA